GCTCGAGAAGCGATGTTGCCGGTGATGGACGTATCGGTCACGGAGATCGTTCCCTGGTCGTTGAAGATACCGCCACCGGAACCCATCGTTGCTGGGAAGGTGATCTGACCTCGCACTTCGCCGCCCGCGTTTTGTGTTGTATGCACGTTGAAATACGTGCCTCCCGCGAATAATGCGGCTTCGTTGGCAGCGGGGAAGTCGATGTCGTTTAGCGTCAGCTGTAAACCGCCGTTGAATTCCACAAAGCTGGCATTGTCCAGCAGGTTCACGATGACATCGCCATTGGCCCCGGAATCGCCCACATGAATATGAGCACCAGTGACATCGGCCAGAGCAATGTCGGTGATGAACAACTGAAGGTCGAATGTATCGGTCTCAGCGTTGTACTGAAGATTTGCGGTACCCGTCGCGTTGGTCGTTACGGCGGGAACTTCCTGGCTACCGTCGAGTGCCACTGTCGTTCCGCCACTGGCCAGATTGTTGGTGATTGTGGCGCCGCTGATGTTGATGGTGCCTCCGGCGTTGAAGATTCCTCCACCGCCCTGATCGGCTCCCATACCACCGGCTGAATTATCATCCACCACCGTGCCGCCGGTCACTGTCATCGTGCCGGTTCCGTTCCACAAGCCGCCGCCTTCCTGAACCGCGACGTTCCCTGTCACGTTGCCGCCAACGATGCCGGTTGATGCCGGCCCGCTCACGTGCAAACCACCGCCGTTAATTCCGGCGTGATTGTTCGTCAGATTAACCGACGTTAGTTCCAGCGTTCCTGCACTTTCGATTCCGCCTCCGGCTCGAGCCGTCTGATTGTTGGAAATGGTTGTACCGGTGATCGTCAGCGTGCCTGTGGCTGCGTTGTGAATGCCGCCGCCGTTGCCCAAACCGGTTACGGCCGAGTTGCCGGAAATGGTTCCGCCATTGATTTCGAGCGTACCTTCGTTAAAGACACCGCCGCCGCCTTCACCCGGCTCGTCGCCACCGGACGTGTTGCCGGTAATGTCGGTGTCGGTCACGTGAATCGCACCAGTTTCGTTGTAGAGGCCGCCGCCATCACCGGTGGCAATGTTGTTGCTGATGGTCGCTCCGGTAATGTTGACGGTGCCGCTTACCGCAACGATTTCAGCGGCCGCAACCGGCGCGGTCACTCGAAATGCCTGGCCGTTGCCAAGATCCGTGCCGCCGGGAGCCGTTCCCATCGCCGCCGCGTCGATAGCATCAGAAATGGCTTTGTCGATGGACGCACCATGGATGACGACCTCTCGCAGGTCCAGCGGGGCCAAATTGTTGAACTGCCGCGCTTCGTCAGGGTCGGTTAGGTCGAACGTGTAAGTGGTGTCGAGTACGAAGTCGGTGCCCTGCGGATAAAGTGCGGTGGGGTCGATGTCACCGTTTGTGAACAGGTTCAGAAAGTGAGCCAGCGGCGACACTCCGTCTGGCGGATTCGTGCCGTGAGTTCCCGCGTCTCGCATTTGAGTTGAAGTAAGGTTTAAAAGTACGGGGCCGTATTCCGGACGACCTTCCAGAAAGTCCAGAAAGCCATCCTGAATGGTCACGCCATCATTTGCCGCGACCGATGGCAGAATCGAATTTACGGGCGGGAAGTTGTTCGCCGCGCCGCCAGCTCCGTCGAAGAACGGACCATCGCCCTGTTCAAGAATCGGTCGCGTGCGATTACCAGCGAACTGACCATGGATGTGAGCCACATGGAACCCGCCAAAACTGCTGAGGTCTTCCATGCCGGTTGCGTTGATAACAACTCGAATTTCCCGAGTTGTTGCCGTGGGCTGCGTCAGCGTGACCGAACCCGTTCCTGTCACGCCGCTGCCGTTTAGTTCCGTGATGTTCAGCGTAAACTGCTGCGCTTCTGTGCCGTCTGACGAATCGTTAAAGATGCCGCCGCCTTCAATGGCTGAGTTGCCGTCGATTGTGGTGCCGTTAACGGTCAGCGTTCCGCCAGCGGAATTCCATAGGCCGCCGCCTTCATTCGCCGCGATGTTGCCGCCTACACTGCCGCCGGTGATCGTTACTATTCCATTACCGCCGATGTGCAAACCGCCGCCGTTGCCCGGGGCGGCATCGGCAATCAATCCAACCACGTCATCGACATCATTGTTGGTGAGATCCGTGTCGGTCAGGGAGACGCTGCCGCCCGCTGTTTCGATACCGCCGCCCGCTCGAACCGCTTCGTTGCCGTCAATCACGGCATCGTTAATGGTGACAGTGCCGCCAGCATTGAAGATACCGCCACCGCTTCCCGCCGCACCGAACGCGATGTTATTGGTGATCTGCACGGCTGCCGTCGATCCGTCGATGACGAGCGTACCGCCGTTGTTGAAAATTCCGCCTCCGCCGTCGTCAGCAGCGTCTCCGCCCGCTTCGTTGCCCTGGATTAGAGTGCCGTTTTGGATGGTCATTGTTCCGGTGCCGTTCCACAGTCCCCCACCTTCGCGTCCAGCCAGGTTTCCGAAGACGCTACCGCCGTCCATTGTGAAGTCTGCGGCGCCGGTGATGTGAACTCCGCCACCGTTGCCCGGATTCGCTGTCGCCAGGTCGACGTCATTGTTCAGGATATTGACATCGGTCAAAGTGGCCGTTCCCTCGATCAGTTCGATTCCCCCGCCCGCGCGGTTGGCTTCATTTTGACTTAGGGTAGTGGCGGTCATTGTCACAGCGCCGTCGGTGCTGAAAATTCCGCCGCCGCTGCCGGATGTACCTGTGGCCTCGTTGTTGCTGATGGTGATCAGGCTGCTGGATCCATCAATCGTCAGTGTGCCGCCGTTGTTGAAGATTCCTCCACCGCCATTGTCTGAGCCAGATCCTTGAGCTGTATTGTTGTTGATGAGGGTTCCGTTGGTGATGGTCATCGAGCCGCTGCTGTTCCATAGTCCACCACCTTCAGACGCCGCCACATTATCGTTGACGGTGCCGCCGTTGATCGTGACGTCACCCGCTCCGCTTACATGCAGACCACCGCCGTTACCTGGCGCTGCGGCGTCGGTACCGAATGCCGTGTTGCCGTCCAGCGTGACGTTTGTTAATGCCAGGCCGACAACGTCGACCACTCCGGAGGCGTCTTCAATACCACCGCCCGCGCGTTCGGCTTCGTTGCCTGTGATGACAGCATCGTTAATCGTGGCTGTGCCGCCGGCCGCATTGAAAATACCGCCACCGCTTCCCGCCGCACCGAAGGCAATGTTGTTGATGATCTGCACGGCAGCCGCCGAGCCATCGATGACGAGTGTACCGCCGTTGTTGAAAATTCCGCCTCCGCCGTCGTCAGCAGCGTCTCCGCCCGCTTCGTTGCCCTGGATCAGAGTGCCGTTTTGGATGGTCATCGTTCCGGTGCCATTCCACAGTCCACCACCTTCGCGTCCAGCAAGATTTCCGAAGACGCTACCGCCGTCCATGGTGAAGTCAGCCGCGCCGGTGATGTGAACTCCGCCACCGTTGCCTGGGTTGGCCGTGCCAAGGTCGACGTCGTTGTTGGCCAAGTTGACAGAGGTCAGGCTTGCCGTACCTTCAATCAGTTCAATACCGCCGCCCGCTCGATTGGCTTCGTTCAGGCTGATCGTTGATGAGTTGATCGTCACAGTACCGTCCGTACTGAAAATCCCGCCGCCGCTGCCCGACGTCCCGGTGGCTCTGTTGGCGGT
This DNA window, taken from Fuerstiella marisgermanici, encodes the following:
- a CDS encoding beta strand repeat-containing protein, with amino-acid sequence MLLTNWLAQLTQTSNSRRSTAQRYRLVPTLGQTRRRHTSRYQTSVAESLEDRMLLTVFMVNTIEDGSAVGDGMLSLREAITAANTNAAFLDAPAGETGPGVVDTITFDPALNGMTITLSGTSLTISDDLSISDANLVPVVISGDDASRVFEIGAGAGTVSISDVTISNGNADQGGGIYVNSGQTLDLTDVTISGNTATGVTATDGGGGIYNAGGTLNITTSTITANRATGTSGSGGGIFSTDGTVTINSSTISLNEANRAGGGIELIEGTASLTSVNLANNDVDLGTANPGNGGGVHITGAADFTMDGGSVFGNLAGREGGGLWNGTGTMTIQNGTLIQGNEAGGDAADDGGGGIFNNGGTLVIDGSAAAVQIINNIAFGAAGSGGGIFNAAGGTATINDAVITGNEAERAGGGIEDASGVVDVVGLALTNVTLDGNTAFGTDAAAPGNGGGLHVSGAGDVTINGGTVNDNVAASEGGGLWNSSGSMTITNGTLINNNTAQGSGSDNGGGGIFNNGGTLTIDGSSSLITISNNEATGTSGSGGGIFSTDGAVTMTATTLSQNEANRAGGGIELIEGTATLTDVNILNNDVDLATANPGNGGGVHITGAADFTMDGGSVFGNLAGREGGGLWNGTGTMTIQNGTLIQGNEAGGDAADDGGGGIFNNGGTLVIDGSTAAVQITNNIAFGAAGSGGGIFNAGGTVTINDAVIDGNEAVRAGGGIETAGGSVSLTDTDLTNNDVDDVVGLIADAAPGNGGGLHIGGNGIVTITGGSVGGNIAANEGGGLWNSAGGTLTVNGTTIDGNSAIEGGGIFNDSSDGTEAQQFTLNITELNGSGVTGTGSVTLTQPTATTREIRVVINATGMEDLSSFGGFHVAHIHGQFAGNRTRPILEQGDGPFFDGAGGAANNFPPVNSILPSVAANDGVTIQDGFLDFLEGRPEYGPVLLNLTSTQMRDAGTHGTNPPDGVSPLAHFLNLFTNGDIDPTALYPQGTDFVLDTTYTFDLTDPDEARQFNNLAPLDLREVVIHGASIDKAISDAIDAAAMGTAPGGTDLGNGQAFRVTAPVAAAEIVAVSGTVNITGATISNNIATGDGGGLYNETGAIHVTDTDITGNTSGGDEPGEGGGGVFNEGTLEINGGTISGNSAVTGLGNGGGIHNAATGTLTITGTTISNNQTARAGGGIESAGTLELTSVNLTNNHAGINGGGLHVSGPASTGIVGGNVTGNVAVQEGGGLWNGTGTMTVTGGTVVDDNSAGGMGADQGGGGIFNAGGTINISGATITNNLASGGTTVALDGSQEVPAVTTNATGTANLQYNAETDTFDLQLFITDIALADVTGAHIHVGDSGANGDVIVNLLDNASFVEFNGGLQLTLNDIDFPAANEAALFAGGTYFNVHTTQNAGGEVRGQITFPATMGSGGGIFNDQGTISVTDTSITGNIASRAGGGIETNAGEVTLSNVTLDNNVAGPTNAASPGNGGGLHVTGAGTVEVSGGTVTGNSAASEGGGLWNGTGTMTITDSAVISDNVASGDAADQGGGGIFNAGGTVDVNGFDGTVTFSNNAANGTAGSGGAILNDGGVVTVFSAAISGNTASRAGGAIEDNAGRTTVTNSSLTDNRAEAAPGNGGALHITGAGTGVLLNTTVSGNFAANEGGGLWNSATGRLAVLNSTVTLNTAAVDASGGGIFTVSGGSTDLRNALVAGNTSGSAADDVTGSVDLSTSINNLIGNAATNGGLVDGSSGNIVGISDSGTRDINTILNTTLNTSGPTAYHELIQGSIAIDAGANLAVQAVFTDQKGIDRPLGTAYDIGAVEFDANATDGTQVSISSNSPVVEGQDAIITVTLDRAPSATVTLTVSAASNTAISGSDFEPLVGQTLTFEPGASLTQTVVIATFDDGHSEAVETFTVSLSAVTGAVVTTGQTTVTINDNDTVGVPVLDAVPRFPDELQPELTWQPVTDAVRYEVWFTRRSPAETRLFLNDTMTTETSYMPPVDLEAGFYRYWVRAFNANGSAGPWSNDNTFEIRPTLVSPLTPTFNPRPEFQWAAIPEAPGYEIFIRTLAGDIVVDDIQGTSYTPPTDLASGPIRWWIRSSDSVGNRGWSLPGETGIRTTVTAPVGQSSNNPPTISWLPVTGAGRYVLHVQNLDTLLVTIRNDFVTETSFTPDNALENGNYRVWVKAIEADSNLFTSGLWSIPVDFSVGAVNDDSEAKFAVVESLSDSQLITMTSIVEGNTESKTTTEELASDKSATFSPEEPSSESPDATASARKSAKQVPVSSGDSLLDPTLLDEWMADPIRMAMVLQG